In Paralcaligenes sp. KSB-10, the following are encoded in one genomic region:
- the acnA gene encoding aconitate hydratase AcnA, protein MFINPLPESLGQIDIRGQVYHYVDLPKIVGGECLQKLPYSIRLLLENVARCAPEAFDGVLARACFNGGDCEVPFYPNRLMFHDTTCLPALVDFAGMRDAVQALGGTPQDVNPVIPAVLTIDHSVIVEKYASPEAAEQNLDIDFRRNAERYRFIKWAEKSLDNFKVIPPGTGIIHQMNMEVVAQVVCEAELADGRKLLHPDDMVATDSHTPMINAIGVLAWGVGGLEGQAALVGEPVPIPYPEVIGIRLTNSLAGGVVASDLALRVAEILRARKVVGKFVEFFGPGLSGLGWGVRGTVSNMAPEYGATVVFFPFDDETHRYLHLSGRSEEHIEKVDRCLQVQALWRRDDAPEPEFDEIIELDLASIKRSMAGPFQPHQRQDLSTVGPSFNKQVTAFARREGRGPLELQWPRSSDSLDNGAVVIAAITSCTNTSNPQSMIQAGLLARNARRHGLLPKPWVKTSLSPGSQVVADYLRASGLMADFSAVGFDLTGFGCMTCIGNSGRLESHVEKLADKGFKGVAVLSGNRNFAGRVNPKVPAGYLASPALVVAYALAGTVDINIEADPIAQDALGKDIYLHDLMPSDEQVGSTVNTYLRKEDFRARARTVWDGTPHWAALDAAASTQFEWDSHSTYLRRPQYLEAVARQPGASGSLRGARVLMHLGDNVTTDHISPAGAIPAASLAGQWLLERGEDPADLNQYSTRRSNHEVMLRGAYTNQAVNNKVAGTGNAGPGGWAWNASRSQVLPVYEASRSYLEQNIPLVIIGGINYGAGSSRDWAAKAQSLLGVRAVIAQSFERIHRSNLIGMGVYPIEFMADFDSASLVLQGDEILDFDGLGVLHPGVNELVLTISRAGQTLRSLPLVLRIDSDQEIRYLDHGGVLPFVIRKMLARSDGRQLAQTAATPATH, encoded by the coding sequence ATGTTTATCAACCCCCTTCCAGAAAGCCTCGGCCAGATCGACATTCGCGGCCAGGTGTACCACTACGTCGATCTTCCAAAAATCGTAGGCGGCGAGTGCCTGCAAAAACTGCCTTATTCGATCCGCCTGCTGCTTGAAAATGTGGCGCGCTGCGCGCCCGAGGCGTTCGACGGCGTGCTGGCCCGCGCCTGTTTCAACGGGGGCGATTGCGAGGTGCCTTTTTACCCGAATCGCCTGATGTTCCACGACACGACCTGTTTGCCGGCGCTGGTCGATTTTGCCGGGATGCGAGATGCCGTACAGGCCCTGGGCGGCACGCCGCAGGATGTCAACCCGGTAATTCCCGCGGTCCTGACGATTGATCATTCGGTGATCGTCGAGAAATATGCCAGCCCCGAGGCGGCCGAACAAAACCTGGATATCGATTTCCGGCGCAATGCCGAACGCTATCGGTTTATCAAATGGGCGGAAAAAAGCCTGGATAACTTTAAAGTCATTCCGCCTGGTACCGGGATCATTCACCAGATGAACATGGAAGTGGTGGCGCAGGTGGTATGCGAGGCTGAATTGGCCGACGGCCGCAAGCTGCTGCATCCGGACGACATGGTGGCTACCGACAGCCACACTCCCATGATCAATGCGATTGGCGTTCTGGCCTGGGGAGTGGGCGGCCTGGAAGGGCAGGCCGCTCTCGTGGGCGAACCGGTGCCGATTCCGTACCCGGAGGTGATAGGCATACGCCTGACAAACTCATTGGCCGGCGGCGTGGTGGCAAGCGATCTGGCCTTGCGCGTTGCGGAAATCCTGAGGGCCCGAAAGGTGGTCGGCAAGTTCGTCGAGTTTTTCGGGCCTGGGCTTTCCGGGCTGGGCTGGGGGGTGCGCGGCACGGTGTCGAACATGGCGCCCGAGTATGGCGCCACGGTTGTGTTTTTCCCCTTTGATGATGAAACGCACCGGTATTTGCACTTGTCGGGACGTTCGGAAGAGCACATAGAAAAAGTGGATCGTTGCTTGCAGGTGCAAGCGTTGTGGCGCCGGGACGACGCACCGGAGCCGGAGTTTGACGAAATCATCGAACTTGACCTGGCTTCCATCAAGCGCAGCATGGCAGGGCCTTTTCAGCCGCACCAGCGCCAGGATCTGTCTACGGTAGGGCCGTCGTTCAATAAACAGGTGACGGCTTTTGCCCGGCGCGAGGGCCGCGGCCCGCTTGAACTGCAATGGCCCCGTTCATCGGACAGCCTCGATAACGGCGCAGTGGTCATTGCGGCGATTACCAGTTGCACCAATACCTCCAACCCGCAGTCCATGATTCAGGCAGGCTTGTTGGCGCGGAACGCCCGTCGCCATGGCTTGCTTCCCAAACCCTGGGTCAAGACTTCACTGTCGCCCGGATCGCAGGTCGTGGCCGATTATTTGCGTGCATCGGGTTTGATGGCGGATTTTTCCGCCGTGGGCTTTGACTTGACCGGGTTTGGCTGCATGACTTGCATCGGCAATTCAGGACGCCTGGAAAGCCATGTCGAGAAACTGGCCGATAAGGGCTTCAAAGGGGTTGCCGTGCTGTCGGGCAACCGCAATTTCGCAGGCCGGGTGAATCCGAAGGTGCCGGCGGGCTATCTGGCGTCGCCGGCCCTGGTTGTGGCTTATGCCCTGGCTGGCACGGTCGATATCAATATCGAAGCCGATCCGATCGCGCAAGATGCATTGGGAAAGGATATTTACTTGCACGACCTGATGCCCTCGGACGAGCAGGTAGGGAGTACCGTGAATACCTATTTGCGCAAAGAGGATTTCCGGGCCCGGGCCCGGACTGTTTGGGACGGCACACCTCATTGGGCCGCGCTCGATGCGGCGGCCAGCACGCAGTTTGAGTGGGACTCCCACTCTACGTACCTGCGCCGGCCTCAGTATCTGGAAGCGGTCGCCAGACAGCCCGGTGCCTCCGGGTCTTTGCGCGGCGCGCGGGTACTCATGCATCTGGGAGACAACGTCACGACCGATCATATATCGCCGGCGGGAGCCATCCCCGCGGCGAGCCTGGCGGGCCAGTGGCTGCTGGAGCGCGGCGAGGACCCGGCCGACTTGAATCAATATTCCACGCGCCGCAGCAATCATGAGGTCATGCTGCGCGGTGCCTACACCAATCAGGCGGTCAACAACAAGGTTGCCGGTACCGGGAATGCCGGCCCTGGCGGCTGGGCCTGGAACGCGTCGAGATCGCAGGTCCTGCCGGTTTACGAAGCATCCAGAAGCTACCTGGAACAGAATATTCCTCTGGTCATCATCGGCGGCATCAATTACGGCGCGGGTTCAAGCCGCGACTGGGCAGCCAAGGCTCAGTCGCTATTGGGAGTCAGGGCCGTGATCGCACAAAGCTTCGAGCGCATACACCGCAGCAACTTGATTGGAATGGGCGTCTATCCCATCGAATTCATGGCGGATTTCGATTCCGCATCGCTGGTGCTGCAAGGCGATGAAATACTGGATTTCGATGGCTTGGGAGTTCTGCATCCTGGCGTCAATGAACTTGTCCTGACCATCAGCAGGGCCGGCCAAACGCTGCGTTCCTTGCCTCTGGTGCTGCGGATCGATTCCGACCAGGAGATTCGTTATCTGGATCATGGAGGGGTCTTGCCCTTTGTAATACGCAAAATGCTGGCGCGCAGCGACGGGCGGCAACTTGCGCAGACCGCCGCTACACCGGCCACGCATTGA
- a CDS encoding gamma-glutamyltransferase family protein: MPDAFTTRPEIRGTFGVVSSTHWIASQVAMGVLEKGGNAFDAAVAGGFALQIVEPHLNGPGGEVPILFWSEKEKKLLSLCGQGPAPELANIQYFRNMGLDLVPGIGLLPACVPGAFGAWLTLLRDYGTWELEEVLRPAIDLANQGFPLVPRIVQAIVAVQDLFRQEWPDSAKTWLPDGKVPDLNQLFRLPAIASTYTRIVSEANGRSADRRERIDTALSIWYEGFVAKTIDHYYRTKAVRDTTGQRNPGLLRLEDMAHWRPAYETPATLQYGRYTVAKCGAWSQGPVFLQQLSILRHFNVSGMDPGSASFVHHLSESAKLAYADKLAWYGDPNAVHVPLQALLSLEYSQARAKLIGAQSSQFLQPGSPEGRAPVLPDLKAADRTLTKADTRFGVGEPTFAALPPVETWADKEIFVGDTCHLDVIDKHGNMVAATPSGGWLSSSPVIPELGFAITTRLQMSWLDDKVPGALRPGFRPTTTLSPSLALRDGIPYMAFGTPGGDQQDQWSLAFLLRHIEMGMNLQESIEAPSWHINHFPGSFWPRSTILNRITLESRFSEACIADLKAAGHEVKIGPAWSEGRISACTREFTKNGSLLLRAAANPRGMQGYAVGR; the protein is encoded by the coding sequence ATGCCAGATGCGTTCACCACCCGACCGGAAATCAGGGGAACTTTCGGCGTTGTGTCATCGACCCACTGGATTGCATCCCAGGTCGCCATGGGCGTCCTGGAAAAAGGCGGGAATGCCTTCGATGCCGCTGTCGCGGGCGGCTTCGCCTTGCAGATCGTAGAGCCGCACCTGAATGGCCCCGGCGGCGAAGTGCCTATTCTTTTCTGGAGTGAAAAAGAGAAAAAGCTGCTTTCTTTATGCGGGCAAGGCCCTGCGCCGGAACTTGCGAATATTCAGTATTTTCGAAATATGGGACTGGACCTGGTGCCCGGCATAGGCCTGCTGCCCGCCTGCGTACCCGGAGCATTCGGAGCGTGGTTGACCTTGCTGCGAGACTACGGCACCTGGGAGCTGGAAGAAGTTTTACGGCCGGCCATAGATTTGGCAAACCAAGGATTCCCGCTCGTCCCGCGCATCGTGCAGGCCATTGTTGCCGTGCAGGATCTATTCAGGCAAGAATGGCCCGATTCCGCCAAAACGTGGCTGCCGGATGGAAAAGTGCCTGACTTGAATCAGCTCTTTCGCCTTCCTGCAATCGCATCGACCTACACGCGCATCGTCAGCGAAGCCAACGGCAGATCGGCCGACAGACGGGAGCGAATCGATACGGCGCTATCCATCTGGTATGAGGGTTTTGTCGCCAAAACCATAGACCATTATTACAGGACCAAGGCCGTTCGAGACACAACCGGACAGCGCAACCCCGGCCTGCTGCGCCTGGAAGACATGGCCCACTGGCGACCTGCCTATGAAACCCCTGCAACCTTGCAATATGGTCGATATACCGTCGCAAAATGCGGCGCGTGGTCCCAAGGGCCGGTATTTCTGCAACAACTGTCCATCTTGCGCCATTTCAACGTATCCGGAATGGATCCTGGATCGGCCAGCTTCGTCCATCATCTGAGCGAGTCGGCCAAGCTCGCGTATGCCGACAAGCTGGCCTGGTACGGCGATCCCAACGCGGTTCATGTCCCATTGCAAGCCCTTTTATCCCTTGAATATTCGCAGGCCCGGGCAAAACTGATCGGTGCCCAGTCTTCCCAATTTCTGCAACCGGGAAGCCCCGAAGGGCGTGCTCCGGTCCTGCCCGACCTGAAAGCCGCGGACCGGACCCTAACAAAGGCCGACACCCGCTTCGGCGTGGGCGAGCCTACCTTCGCGGCATTGCCTCCGGTAGAAACATGGGCCGACAAAGAGATCTTTGTGGGCGACACATGTCATCTGGACGTGATCGACAAACACGGCAATATGGTAGCGGCGACGCCCTCGGGCGGCTGGCTGTCTTCGAGCCCCGTCATTCCCGAACTTGGATTTGCCATCACGACTCGTTTGCAGATGAGCTGGCTGGACGACAAAGTGCCCGGAGCCTTGCGGCCTGGCTTCAGGCCTACCACCACGCTTTCGCCAAGCCTGGCGCTTCGGGATGGCATACCTTACATGGCCTTTGGTACACCCGGCGGGGATCAGCAGGACCAATGGTCACTTGCGTTTCTGCTGCGGCACATCGAAATGGGCATGAATCTGCAAGAGTCGATCGAGGCGCCCTCCTGGCACATCAACCACTTCCCCGGTTCATTCTGGCCACGCTCGACAATCCTGAACCGTATAACTCTCGAATCCCGCTTCAGCGAAGCGTGCATCGCCGACCTGAAGGCAGCCGGCCACGAAGTCAAAATCGGGCCGGCATGGTCCGAAGGACGAATAAGCGCCTGCACACGGGAATTCACGAAAAATGGAAGCCTGCTTTTGCGTGCCGCCGCCAATCCTCGCGGCATGCAAGGCTACGCGGTCGGCCGCTAA
- a CDS encoding LysR family transcriptional regulator, whose protein sequence is MNYDLTTLDIFVAVAEEKNLTRAARRKHLAVSAISKRIKELEDQVGSALLVRNSRGVELTPAGQSIAFYARRLQGVLGHMENELAEFGSGIKGHVRIHAITSAIAQFLPRDIARFVSVYPLIKFDIEERVGSAVVQAVCEGHADLGIFAQQTPAQGLEVFPYRQDELVVLVAQGHALAGKDGVTFMEVLAHEFVGPHADSSVHALLLSEAGKLGERLDFKIRISSFECMCQMVEAGLGLAILPRALARPHLKASRLKILSLDEPWSRRDLLIGIRSFQNASPTVRALIDSLGRQG, encoded by the coding sequence ATGAATTACGACCTGACGACCCTCGATATTTTCGTTGCGGTGGCCGAAGAGAAAAACCTGACCAGGGCGGCGCGCCGCAAGCATCTGGCGGTATCGGCCATCAGCAAAAGAATCAAAGAGCTCGAGGACCAGGTGGGTTCGGCCTTGCTGGTTCGAAATTCCCGCGGCGTGGAGCTTACGCCGGCAGGGCAGTCCATTGCGTTTTATGCCCGTCGGTTGCAGGGGGTGCTGGGACACATGGAAAACGAGCTGGCCGAGTTTGGCAGCGGTATCAAGGGCCATGTGCGCATTCATGCCATTACGTCGGCCATTGCGCAGTTTTTGCCCAGGGATATCGCCCGTTTCGTTAGTGTGTATCCGCTGATCAAGTTCGATATTGAAGAGCGTGTGGGTTCGGCCGTGGTGCAGGCGGTGTGCGAGGGCCATGCCGACCTGGGCATTTTTGCGCAACAGACGCCAGCCCAGGGCCTGGAAGTATTTCCCTACCGCCAGGACGAACTGGTTGTGCTGGTTGCCCAGGGCCACGCCCTGGCCGGAAAAGATGGCGTGACGTTCATGGAGGTGCTTGCTCATGAATTCGTGGGGCCGCATGCCGACAGTTCCGTTCATGCGCTTTTGCTGAGCGAGGCCGGCAAGCTCGGTGAAAGGCTGGATTTCAAGATTCGCATCAGCAGTTTCGAATGCATGTGCCAGATGGTCGAGGCGGGTCTGGGGCTTGCCATTTTGCCCAGGGCCTTGGCCCGGCCCCATTTGAAGGCCAGCCGGCTCAAGATCCTGTCCCTGGATGAGCCGTGGTCCAGGCGCGATCTTCTTATAGGCATACGGAGTTTTCAGAATGCTTCGCCTACCGTTCGGGCATTGATCGATAGTCTGGGCCGCCAGGGCTGA
- a CDS encoding energy transducer TonB, producing MPRLRVATKNRPVLIKVTAVGLVLGLHLAVVGAILASPAVKPEIEQADAADMRFVEIAPEPVEAAASPVPVEQPTPEPEKEPEPVAQTPPEPVVEPAPPEVEKPPVVEQPAEEQAKPEPKPKPKPKPKPRPKSEPPKTLPVSRPAPADSPSKAVADAAPEGPAKPVDPDRPRLIGRVDYLGQRPRPIYPRVSERRGEQGRVVVRVVISPQGLVSKVSVRTSSGYSRLDEAALDAARSARFKPYTENGIAYSAMADIPFDFVL from the coding sequence ATGCCGCGCTTGCGAGTTGCTACGAAAAATCGCCCCGTGCTCATCAAGGTAACGGCGGTTGGGTTGGTTTTGGGCCTGCATCTTGCTGTGGTCGGGGCCATATTGGCCTCGCCGGCGGTCAAGCCCGAAATTGAACAGGCCGATGCGGCAGATATGCGATTTGTCGAGATCGCGCCCGAGCCGGTCGAGGCCGCGGCGAGCCCTGTTCCTGTGGAGCAGCCTACACCGGAGCCGGAAAAGGAACCCGAACCGGTAGCGCAGACGCCGCCCGAGCCTGTCGTCGAGCCCGCGCCTCCCGAAGTGGAGAAGCCGCCGGTGGTCGAACAACCGGCGGAAGAACAAGCGAAGCCCGAGCCCAAACCCAAGCCGAAGCCAAAACCCAAACCACGGCCCAAGTCGGAGCCGCCCAAAACGCTGCCTGTGTCGCGGCCCGCTCCTGCGGACTCTCCAAGCAAGGCCGTTGCCGACGCGGCTCCCGAGGGCCCCGCCAAACCGGTGGACCCGGATCGGCCGCGCCTGATTGGCCGGGTCGACTACCTGGGCCAGCGCCCTCGTCCAATCTATCCACGCGTATCCGAGCGTCGTGGGGAGCAGGGGCGGGTGGTCGTCCGCGTGGTGATTTCCCCTCAAGGCCTGGTTTCCAAGGTATCGGTGCGTACTTCGTCGGGATACTCCCGGCTCGACGAAGCGGCCTTGGATGCCGCACGTTCGGCACGCTTCAAGCCTTACACCGAAAATGGCATCGCCTACTCCGCCATGGCCGATATCCCCTTTGATTTTGTTTTATAG
- a CDS encoding LysR family transcriptional regulator: MQNIVDRLLSRLKLRYLVLVLQISRQGSLTRAAEALGFSQPAASKALKELEDIFGAPLFVRSATGLVPTPLGELALRRARSVLQDMDNWGHETEAILTGHTAHLNVGAIPSVSGRLLSRAIGQIYALHKVTVSLHRATSDQLVRLMRQGELDCMIGRATVIEAGDNLSEDVLYAQRPVLIANAALVARLRKGRISLSTLASMDWILPSFATPTGKMIIEIFAKAEVALPFPKIETYSADVIEDLLLTSTSFVSLVAEEIAIDICRNEKIARVPFVFEERLPPISFIRHKRKTPVSAEQNFAAIFKEVCNHFEAASIAGG; the protein is encoded by the coding sequence ATGCAAAATATAGTCGATCGGCTTCTGTCCAGGCTCAAGCTGCGGTACCTGGTATTGGTACTGCAGATTTCCAGGCAAGGCTCACTGACGCGTGCTGCCGAGGCGCTGGGATTTAGCCAGCCGGCGGCAAGCAAGGCCTTGAAAGAGCTGGAAGACATATTCGGAGCCCCGCTTTTTGTCAGGTCCGCCACCGGCCTGGTTCCGACTCCTTTGGGTGAGCTCGCGTTGCGCCGGGCGCGGAGCGTGCTTCAGGATATGGACAATTGGGGGCACGAAACCGAGGCAATACTGACCGGGCACACGGCGCATTTGAATGTAGGCGCCATACCTTCCGTTTCGGGCCGCTTATTGTCCAGGGCGATAGGGCAGATATATGCTTTGCACAAGGTCACGGTTTCCTTGCATAGAGCGACGAGCGATCAGTTGGTGAGGCTTATGCGGCAAGGCGAATTGGACTGCATGATAGGGCGGGCCACCGTTATCGAAGCTGGCGATAATCTGTCCGAGGATGTGTTGTATGCCCAGCGCCCTGTGCTGATAGCCAATGCGGCGCTGGTCGCAAGGTTGCGGAAGGGAAGAATTTCCCTGAGCACTCTTGCCTCGATGGATTGGATCTTGCCGTCTTTTGCCACTCCCACGGGGAAGATGATTATCGAAATTTTTGCCAAGGCGGAGGTGGCCCTGCCTTTCCCGAAAATCGAAACCTATTCGGCCGATGTCATTGAAGACCTGCTGTTGACGTCCACCTCCTTCGTGTCCCTGGTGGCCGAGGAAATCGCGATTGATATCTGCCGGAACGAAAAGATAGCGCGCGTTCCTTTCGTGTTTGAGGAAAGATTGCCCCCCATCAGCTTTATCAGGCACAAGCGCAAGACGCCTGTTTCTGCGGAACAGAATTTTGCGGCAATTTTCAAGGAAGTTTGCAATCACTTCGAGGCAGCCTCGATTGCCGGCGGATAA
- a CDS encoding ABC transporter substrate-binding protein, which translates to MDTLNTVAKDLAPYGKLRVAINLGNSVLAQSHPQTREPVGISVDLANELARQLGLHAEFTTFDAAGKVFAAAESDAWDIAFMAIDPVRAEKVQFTKPYVIIEGTYMVKADSSLKDIDDVDHDGVRVAVGKGAAYDLFLTRSLQHAEIARAPTSAAAIDLFVEQSLDAVAGVRQPLVAYAAGHGGLRVMDGRFTAIEQAMVTPKGRTHGWEFLKTFIESMKAGGFVAAALERSGQADASVAP; encoded by the coding sequence ATGGATACGTTAAATACCGTCGCCAAAGACTTGGCTCCCTACGGCAAGCTTCGCGTTGCCATCAACCTCGGCAATTCGGTCCTGGCGCAGTCGCATCCGCAAACGCGGGAGCCCGTGGGCATATCGGTCGATCTGGCCAATGAGCTTGCCCGGCAATTGGGGCTGCATGCCGAGTTCACGACCTTCGATGCGGCCGGCAAAGTCTTTGCCGCGGCCGAGAGCGACGCCTGGGATATCGCCTTCATGGCAATCGACCCGGTGCGTGCTGAAAAAGTCCAGTTCACCAAGCCTTACGTCATTATCGAAGGCACCTACATGGTGAAGGCTGATTCTTCCTTGAAGGATATTGACGACGTCGATCATGACGGCGTGCGGGTTGCGGTAGGCAAGGGCGCCGCCTACGACCTGTTTTTGACCCGCAGCCTGCAGCATGCGGAAATTGCCCGGGCACCCACTTCGGCTGCGGCCATTGACCTGTTCGTGGAACAATCGCTCGATGCGGTGGCCGGTGTCCGGCAGCCTCTGGTGGCCTATGCCGCCGGACATGGCGGCTTGCGTGTCATGGATGGACGTTTTACGGCTATCGAGCAGGCCATGGTTACGCCCAAGGGCCGTACGCATGGCTGGGAATTCTTGAAAACATTTATCGAAAGCATGAAGGCCGGCGGTTTTGTTGCCGCGGCACTGGAACGTAGCGGCCAGGCCGATGCCAGCGTGGCGCCCTGA
- a CDS encoding lactonase family protein, translating into MYIYVGSRTTRERNARGKGISVFHFDRDSARLALVQEQGGLVNPSFLAIDRAGRHLYTVHGDCDQVSSFSIDAQSGMIEYLGSQTTQGKNPVHLALSASERFLLVSNHLSSSLAVLPVTPDGLIEPPVQRLVLHGPVGPHRSEQPHSKPHFNLFDPSGRFVMVPDKGLDRIFSFEFIDGRLRESNPPFVECREHAGPRNLVFHPKLSRAYVVNELDSSVATYRFDPDKGGLQPMQIIPTLPQDFTGNSRASSIEIDPSGKFLYASNRGLDCLAVFSIDQASGWLTFLGVQETLGRTPRFFTVEPSGRFLFVANEDSDSIVTFLRDPISGGLTQVGDITPVTSPVSIVFRTI; encoded by the coding sequence GTGTATATATATGTAGGCAGCCGTACCACCAGGGAGCGAAATGCGCGGGGCAAGGGCATCAGCGTGTTTCATTTCGACCGGGATAGCGCCCGGCTGGCTTTGGTTCAGGAACAGGGCGGGCTGGTGAATCCCTCGTTTCTTGCCATAGACCGGGCCGGCAGGCATCTTTACACGGTGCACGGCGATTGCGACCAGGTCAGTTCGTTCAGCATCGATGCGCAGTCCGGCATGATCGAATACCTGGGTTCGCAGACAACCCAGGGCAAGAATCCGGTCCATCTGGCCTTAAGCGCCTCCGAGCGCTTTCTGCTGGTTTCGAATCACCTGTCCTCGTCGCTGGCGGTATTGCCGGTGACGCCGGACGGCCTGATCGAGCCGCCGGTGCAACGGCTCGTGCTGCACGGCCCAGTGGGGCCGCATCGCAGCGAACAGCCGCATTCCAAGCCGCATTTCAATTTGTTCGATCCCTCGGGCCGGTTCGTGATGGTTCCCGACAAGGGGCTGGACCGGATTTTCAGTTTCGAATTTATCGACGGCCGCCTGCGGGAGTCGAATCCCCCATTTGTTGAGTGCCGGGAACATGCGGGGCCGCGCAACCTGGTGTTTCATCCGAAATTGAGTCGGGCCTATGTGGTGAATGAGCTCGATTCGAGCGTTGCCACCTACCGCTTCGATCCCGATAAGGGCGGCCTGCAGCCAATGCAGATCATTCCGACCTTGCCGCAGGACTTTACCGGCAACAGCCGCGCGTCGAGCATTGAGATTGATCCATCGGGAAAGTTCTTATACGCGTCCAACCGCGGCTTGGACTGCCTTGCTGTTTTTTCGATCGATCAGGCTTCGGGCTGGCTGACTTTTCTGGGAGTCCAGGAAACCCTGGGCAGGACGCCGCGGTTTTTTACCGTGGAGCCGTCGGGCCGATTCCTGTTCGTTGCCAATGAAGACAGCGACAGCATTGTCACGTTTTTGCGGGATCCCATTTCCGGAGGTTTGACTCAGGTCGGTGATATTACCCCTGTGACGAGCCCCGTCAGCATCGTGTTCAGGACGATATAG
- a CDS encoding tripartite tricarboxylate transporter substrate binding protein, whose product MIILKPQLLKALAVVTCAAMLGPLSAQAAEGAYPDAPIRLIVPFSAGGGVDIVGRFLAKKLNEELKQSVIVENKPGASAMIGAAYVARSKPDGLTILLASSGETAINPHLYKDMAYDPAKDLAPVSLVAKIPNLLVVNPDIPVKTVTELVQYAKAHPDDMTYSSSGVGNIQNISGELFNKIAGTKIRHIPYKGSAQQIADVAAKHVSMTFASGAALLPFVQSGQVRPIAVTSTTPMAAFPKVPPLAQTPEFKSYDLVNWFGLFAPAGTPKAIIDKLNAATVNILKDPAFVKTLELQGAIPAPMSPEEFAAFRASESEKFGKIIKDTGIVLDR is encoded by the coding sequence ATGATTATCCTTAAACCACAATTGCTTAAAGCCTTGGCCGTCGTCACGTGCGCGGCTATGCTCGGCCCCTTGAGTGCGCAGGCGGCCGAAGGCGCCTATCCGGATGCGCCCATCAGACTGATAGTGCCGTTTTCGGCTGGCGGCGGCGTCGATATCGTAGGGCGCTTTCTTGCCAAGAAACTGAACGAAGAACTCAAGCAGTCGGTGATCGTTGAAAACAAGCCAGGAGCCAGCGCCATGATCGGTGCTGCGTATGTGGCCCGGTCCAAGCCGGATGGCCTGACCATCCTGCTCGCCAGCTCGGGTGAGACGGCCATTAATCCGCATCTGTACAAGGATATGGCTTATGACCCCGCCAAAGATCTGGCACCTGTTTCCCTGGTCGCCAAAATCCCCAATCTGCTGGTGGTCAATCCCGATATTCCCGTCAAGACGGTGACCGAGCTGGTGCAATACGCCAAGGCCCACCCCGACGACATGACGTATTCGTCAAGCGGGGTGGGAAACATACAAAATATATCCGGCGAGCTGTTCAATAAAATTGCCGGCACCAAAATTCGCCATATCCCTTATAAAGGGTCGGCGCAGCAAATAGCCGATGTCGCGGCCAAGCATGTCAGCATGACCTTTGCCAGCGGTGCCGCGCTTTTGCCATTTGTGCAAAGCGGGCAAGTCAGGCCGATCGCTGTAACCTCGACCACCCCGATGGCCGCGTTTCCAAAAGTGCCACCCTTGGCGCAAACGCCGGAATTCAAGAGCTATGATCTGGTCAACTGGTTTGGGCTTTTTGCCCCGGCCGGAACGCCTAAAGCCATCATCGATAAATTGAATGCGGCAACGGTCAATATTCTGAAAGACCCGGCATTCGTGAAAACGCTGGAGCTGCAAGGCGCCATACCCGCACCCATGAGCCCCGAAGAGTTCGCGGCGTTTCGTGCCAGCGAATCGGAAAAATTTGGAAAGATCATTAAAGACACTGGCATTGTGCTGGACCGGTAA